In Lycium barbarum isolate Lr01 chromosome 9, ASM1917538v2, whole genome shotgun sequence, the DNA window ttcCTCTCCAAATATCACCCCTTCTAATTGTGGTTCATTCATCGATAGCTCAAGTAAACTATTAGAAGTCTCATCAATATCAATATCGACATGATCTCCACCTAGAACCACATGAAAATGAATTAGAAATATTAAAATGTTTCAAAGGGATAAAACTTATCATACAATAAATTATTTAAGAAATTGTACACATACCCAAATCCCACCGTGATTCGCCCACCAAGAAAGAGGTTCCTCATACAtcatagcttaaaaaaaaaaaaaaaaaaaaaaaaaaaaaaaaaaaaacttgcttgGACCACTCGTATATTTTTCTTTCTTGCGAGAGAGCAAACGTATGTTATAATGTACAAACACCAAATCTTCAGCTCTTGTAGTTGTTAACTTATTTCTCTTGATATTGTGAATCATAGAATAAGTGTTCCAATTTCTTTCACAACAAGAGGAAGAAGCCGGTTGTGAAAGCAATTTGAAAGCCAACTTTTGCAAAAGAGGAGCCGAAACGCCGTGATTCGCCCACCAAGAAAGAGGTTCCTCATACATCATAGCTTCAATAACATGAGGCTCACCAAAATAACCACTACCACTACAAAAGGCACCATATTCTAGAGAAGCTTTTTTCAACTCATTTGAATTTCTAAAATATCTCCGGAAGCACTCTACCCTATTGAAAGAAATCTCACTATCTTCATTCGGTGGAAATCTTCGAATCCCATTTTCACCTTTGAGCCATGTTTCATGATAGTACTTTGGAACCAAAGAATGTGCCATTCAATGCAATGGGGTATTGCTTTTATTCCATCTAGCCTCAAGAATTCCTTGAATTGTATCAAAGAAATCCGATTGACCAGTAAGGAGATCTTTCCCCTCATGcgcaaaaataattttcttcacTTTCTCGGTCATTGTGTCCCACATATCATATATAAGGTGTAAACTTGGACAATCAAGATCGGCATTTCTAAGCATAGATAAAATTGGTTTCGTAAATTCTAAAAAGAAGTCAACTTTATCCCACCATTCATCTTTCATTATAAGAGATTTAATGTCACGTGTTTTGGCTTCAATTACCTTATCTCCCTTGTAGTGCTTCCATTCGTCGTCCATCACCATTTGCTCTAAAAACTTCTTCACTTTTTGAAAACGATCAGCCATGATAATATGTGAAGCAAACCTTGTCTCAGCAACTCTCAACATACATAAATCCGAATATTTTTTAAAGATAGAATGAGCGATGTCATAATTCACCACAAAATTTTTCAGATTGTTCATTTGACTAATCAACTCTACCATCCACTTGCAATTTTTATAGTGAGTTGATTTTTCCGAAGGTTGACACATGCTTTTCAATGCTAGATTTAAACAATGAACTACACATGGTGTCCAAAAGATGCGAGGAAAAGATTGCTCTACGATACTACCGGCAAGTTTCATATTACTTGCATTATCTGTTATAACTTGAACAACATTCTCCGAACCAGCTCCTTCTATTGCTTTAACAAATAGATTAGCAACATAGTCACCATCCTTCACAATTCCACTTGAATTAATGGAATTTAAAAATATTGGTCCCCCGCTAGATGCCGCCATTATATTTATCAATGGTCGTCTCTTAACATCCGACCATCCATCGGAACAAATTGACAACCCTTTCTTTTTCCATGAATCTTTAATTGGCTGCAGTTTTGTCATAATGTTCATCTTTTCTTGAGATAAAAGACTCGTTCTAAGCCTGTTATACGTTGGAGGAGTATAACCAGCTAAAGGATTATCTGCTAGAAACTTTGAATACTTTTTGAAGTATGGAGAATTTGCTAGATTGAATGATAAACCTGATGCATAGAACATACGGGCTGCCAATTTGTCCGCCGTATTTCTTTGATGAAGGTTGAAAGCTTTTTCAATACCTCCACCTTCTGCACCTTTCCTTTTTTTCTGTTGTGCTAAATCAGAACCTTCTGGTAGTGAAATGTAATCTGATTTTTTTCTAGCATTTACTTGGATGGATAATTTTTTACTTTCAGCTTGCTCATGCTCCAATTTTAAAACCGCGTATACATCATTACTTATTTGTTTGCAAGCTTCAACCCCATGATTTGAAAGCTTTAAAAGATGTCCTTTGACTTTATAATATGATCCAGTAACCTTTTTGTTGCAATAGTTGCACAACCAAGTCCTATTTCCACCACCACCAGCAGCAAGTTGAATAACTTTCACATGATTCCATAAGGGTGTATCATCAAAGTTTGCTGCGGTCTTTGATGGTCTTAGAAAaccttttcctttttgtttttcagCCATAGATAAAGAATTTTGAAATAGATTGGAAAAAAACAAAGAACCAGTGAAGAGTTGTTCTTAGCCTGTTGCCACCGAAAGATGCTTAGAAGAGGAGGAAGAGAAGTCTTCTTTCTTTGGAGGGAAAACAAAATTTTGGGAAGTGTGTACACAGAAATGAGTACACTAGTATAGTAGCCTTATGGCTACCTTTGATATTTGCCAACTTCGGACTAAAATGATTGTGTATTGTATCTTTTTTGGACTATAGCATTAAATGAGATTGGATGTGTCATATGTGTTTATTATATTAATTTATTACTTTAAGTTATGGAGATTTGACATTTAAGTTCATATAAATAATTACATTACAAGTCTTTAATATTCTTTAACTAAGTTTGGAGGATTAATGTGatttatttgaaaattatataatcataattattaattatgtaatgttaagggtcgtttggtagctgtttagagttatgcaggtatttgtTATACATGAATTAGTTATGAAGAAATTTATGTTTTATTTATGTAGGTATTAGCTATGGAGGGTTTAGTTATTCACGTATTAATTACTCCAACATTTACTATGCATAGATTTCTCcataacttatatatgtattagTTATGCTGGTTTCTAAACTGTAGACCGAACATCGTAACTAGCTACCAAGCGTGGTACTTATGTAAGATTTTAATATATGAATAACTTGCCTCTTAACtagctaccaaacatggtattgATTTTATATTGATTAACTATATTATGATTGTGTATATTTCTTGTTATAGTCATTAAACCTAATCAAATGTATAATTACATTTTACTTATTCGAACTTACATAAAGTTTTGGTAGTTCATATATCTTGTTATTCTCCAAACCCCAAACTCAAACCCCAAATTCTAAACCCCAAACCCAAACATCAAATTTCAAACCCCAACTCAAGAACTAACTAGTAGATTGAGCATATTGTGTTAACAACTCTTGTTATAATTCTTAGTCCCAGTCAAATGTTTACACTCTATATTCGATAATTCAAACTTATACTAACGGAATTAGACAAATATTCCAACAAGTCTACCTGATTAATGTTATAAGCattatattatttaattatattataaTAGTGTATATATCTTGTTATAATGTTTGGTCCTAATTACATGTATAGTTACGTTCTACTTATTCAATTACCTAAAACTTATACTAATGGAGATAAACAAATAGTCTACCAAGTTTACTTGATCATGTTATAAGCAttataatatttaattatatTGTGATCGTGTATATTTCTTGTTATAATCTTTAGTCCTAAATCCTAATTAATCAAATGTATAATTACATTGTACCTATTCAATTGTTGAAAACTTATATGAAGTATTTGTGCATATCTTTagtacttatttatattatatataatactcatttgcTATTAGATATTTATAGATttttatttaagttcattaatattataagtagaataatcttttttttataaatttttcacAAATTTAATACTTTTTTTTATGATTGTTATTTTAATATTAAATGCATTAAACATATATATGCACATACACGTTTGTGTATATATTAAGCTCACCCCTCTTGAACAGGTTATGGTTGACACTCGACACTAATCTAATATTttataaattataaattaaattttatttacaatataaatagataatactTTTAGGAatttattataaaatatttattaattatctTTGTATCACCTACATTATTATATGCTTAAAaagttattattatttgttattttcaCTTGAATAAATAGATATTGgagttttaattattattatgtaataaaaatattttcttttacgttgctcatttatttcattatgaAAATGTCATTAGCTTATATACACttagtatttctcacttttctCTTCTCATGTCGAAATTAATATTtagtttttaaataattttttgaaatattaaaaaattaaaaacagcATGATTTTGAAGAAGTAAAAGATTACAAATGTTGATAATGTTAAGAGTAAGATAAGCAATTTAAAAAGTCAATTAGGATAAAGGGGGAGAATATCTATTATTCAAAATTGAAAAGagagtttaatttttaaagcaaagttggatAAATAATTTTCAccctataaaaaaaaattcttataaCAGTGATTTGACAAATTTGAATGTAAGCATTCCAATTCTTGGCAACTCTTATgataattttttaatttaaaagttcAATTGGGTATATGCAGGTCATTAGTGGgggtattttttaaaaaaataataagggaCAAAATTTGGATGAAATAATATT includes these proteins:
- the LOC132611854 gene encoding uncharacterized protein LOC132611854, translated to MAEKQKGKGFLRPSKTAANFDDTPLWNHVKVIQLAAGGGGNRTWLCNYCNKKVTGSYYKVKGHLLKLSNHGVEACKQISNDVYAVLKLEHEQAESKKLSIQVNARKKSDYISLPEGSDLAQQKKRKGAEGGGIEKAFNLHQRNTADKLAARMFYASGLSFNLANSPYFKKYSKFLADNPLAGYTPPTYNRLRTSLLSQEKMNIMTKLQPIKDSWKKKGLSICSDGWSDVKRRPLINIMAASSGGPIFLNSINSSGIVKDGDYVANLFVKAIEGAGSENVVQVITDNASNMKLAGSIVEQSFPRIFWTPCVVHCLNLALKSMCQPSEKSTHYKNCKWMVELISQMNNLKNFVVNYDIAHSIFKKYSDLCMLRVAETRFASHIIMADRFQKVKKFLEQMVMDDEWKHYKGDKVIEAKTRDIKSLIMKDEWWDKVDFFLEFTKPILSMLRNADLDCPSLHLIYDMWDTMTEKVKKIIFAHEGKDLLTGQSDFFDTIQGILEARWNKSNTPLH